Genomic window (Salinibacterium sp. M195):
GGCGTTCAACAACCGCGGGCAAGGTGATTGGTGCAGCTAGGCCAACCGTGTCGGAAATTATTTGTGCCGTCTCCATCGCTCGTGACAGTGGGCTGGCGAAAATGCCGTCCCACTGTCGACGTGCCAACAGCTCACCGGTCGCGGCTGCTTGCGCACGCCCCGTCTCGTTTAAGGGGATGTCGCTACTGCCCTGAATCCGCCGCTCGCGATTCCAGTTGGTTTCGCCGTGGCGCACGAGATAGATGAACACGCAACTCCATTCAATAACGGTAGACCGAGCGCGCCCGGTAGGTCTTCAGGACTGAAGAAGGTCCAACAGTTCGCACAGAGCACCTGAGGCGCTACCGTCGATCTTAACGTCAGCTCGACTATCGACCTTCGTTTTTCCCCGGTTGATGACGATCAGGGGTACCCGTCGACGTAAGGCGCGTTCGACCAATCGGATGCCCGAGTTCACGACCAATGACGAGCCAGCGACGATGAGCGCACCTGACTGGTCGACGAGCGCCGATGCGAGCTGAAATTTTCTGGTGGGAACGAACTCGCCAAAGAAGACCACATCCGGCTTCAGAACACCCCCACATAGCGTGCATTCTGGGATCACGAATGCGTCGACGTTGGGTACTTCGGCGTCACCATCCGGGTTGAGGGTGTGAGACTCAGACTCTTCGAGCCAAGGGTTGAGGTCGGAGATACGTTCCGCGAGAGGCGTTCGAGCAAAGTACTGACCGCACCGGAGGCATCGTGCTCGGTCGATGCTGCCGTGCACGTCAACGACTCGCATTGATCCGGCCCGTAAATGAAGACCGTCAACGTTCTGCGTAATCACGCCGTTGCTCAGTCCGCGTCGCTCAAACTCTGCAAGAGCTGCGTGACCATCATTTGGAGCAGAACTGGCAAAACGTTTCCAGCCGAGATGGCTTCCGGCCCAGTATCGTTTTCGAAATTCGGGGGAGCTCTGAAATTGCTGGAAGGTCATCGGATTACGCACAGCGGCACCCTCACCGCGATAATCAGGTATACCGGAGTCAGTGCTGATGCCGGCACCCGTAAGTACGCTGATGAGTTTTCCGTCGAGAAGCTCGGCCGCACGACCGACCTCAGCGCTGCTGTCTTGTTTCTGCACATCTCCAGCGTAGACACTGCGAGCAGCTCTTCTCTTGCGAAAGACATCTATAGCCGCGAATCCGCCTAGTTGGGAACACATAGTGAACGTCATCAGGGTCACCGAACTCTCCGATCCGCGCTTGAGCGATTTCGCGAACCTCACCGATGTTGCCCTTCGTCGGCGTACCGAGCCTGAGGGCGGCCTCTATATCGCGGAGTCCTCAAAGGTCATTGCCCGTGCTCTTCGGGCTGGTCATGTTCCGCGTGCTGTGCTGGTGCTTGAGCAATGGCTCGACGCTGTCGCCGAGCTATTGGGCGACAGCGACACTCCGGTGTACGTGGGGGAGTCGGCCTTGCTTGAGCAGCTCACCGGGTTCAATCTCCACCGCGGTGCTCTCGCCTCGATGCACCGCCCGCCATTGCGTACGGTTGCTGAGTTAATCGAGGGGGCCCGTCGTATCGTGATCCTCGAAGACATTGTGGATCACACCAATGTTGGCGCGGTTTTTCGTTCTGCTGCGGCGCTCGGTGCCGACGCTGTGCTGATCACACCGCGTTGTGCTGATCCGCTTTACCGTCGTAGCGTTCGCGTAAGCATGGGCACAGTACTTCAGGTTCCGTGGACTCGGATTGCGAATTGGCCAGCCGGTGCCCAAGAGTTGAAAGCAGCAGGCTTTCACCTCGCAGCCCTTGCACTGAGTGATGACGCCGTTGATCTCGATACTTTCGCGGCGAATGCGCCGGATCGTGTCGCGCTGATACTCGGCACCGAAGGCGACGGGCTCTCGCGCCAGACGATCGAAGCCGCCGACAGTGTTGTGAAGATCCCTATGATGCACGGCGTCGACTCTCTCAACGTCGCAGCGGCCAGCGCAGTGGGAATGTACACACTTCGAGTGCGCTAGCAGGAATACGTCGGTGAACTGTTAGCGTTATCCGGTGCCGCTGACTCAACGCCAAATCTTTCGTCGCCGTCGCATCGTTGTCTTCTCCGCGGTCGGGGTAGCGCTTGCGACTGCGTTCTATTTGCCGATGACTCTACTTGCACCGCTCTCTGCGGTGTCTGCCAGCGTGATCACCGCGTCGGTGCCGGAACTGCCACAGCCCGAACTCGAGTTGCCCAGCTACGGGGCTTCGGCAATCGCCGCGATCGACAGGACGGGTTTGCTCGCGCAGTCCGGTAGCGCGGAGCCGCTGCCCATCGCTTCGATCACGAAAATCATTACCGCTCTCGTCGTGCTCGATGCAAAGCCGCTCGCGGTCGATGAGGCTGGGCCGACCATCACCTTCGGCGAAACCGACCTCGACTATTACTACACCCAACAGGCCCAGAACGGGCTGGTGTGGCCCGTTTCTGATGGACAGGAACTTTCGCAACGTGAAGTGATGAACGTCGTACTGCTTGCGTCAGCAAATAATTATGCCCAGTCACTTGCACACTGGGCGTACGGCACTGACGAAGCCTTCGTCGCGGCTGCTGCCGCATGGTTGAGCGATCACGGACTCGAAAACACCACGCTGACCGAGGCATCTGGCATTCAGGAATCCAATCGGAGCACGGTAGAAGACCTCACGAAAATTGCACGCCTTGCGATTGACGACCCCGTCGTTGCGGCCATCGTCGCTGCCCCGTCAGCGGAAGTTCCTGGCCTTGGAACCGTCGAGAACCGCAACCAGTTGCTCGGAATCGATGGCGTTGACGGAATCAAAACGGGCACTCTGGATGACTGGGCATGCCTTCTTTTCTCAACCGACGTCACCATCGCCGGCGAGGTCAAAACATTCGTCGGCGTTGTCCTCGGAGGCCCAGATCATCCGACAGTCGCGGCCGCCATTCGCACGTTAATTGCTGATGCCACTGCGGGGTATACCGAAGTTGAGCTAGTGAGCGCTGGTGAGGAGTTCGCCGAATACGACACGCCGTGGGGCGATGAGGCGAGGGCGATTGCGGCCGACGCTGTTTCGCGCGTTGTCTGGGGAACTGACGAGATCTCCGTA
Coding sequences:
- a CDS encoding Sir2 family NAD-dependent protein deacetylase; the encoded protein is MQKQDSSAEVGRAAELLDGKLISVLTGAGISTDSGIPDYRGEGAAVRNPMTFQQFQSSPEFRKRYWAGSHLGWKRFASSAPNDGHAALAEFERRGLSNGVITQNVDGLHLRAGSMRVVDVHGSIDRARCLRCGQYFARTPLAERISDLNPWLEESESHTLNPDGDAEVPNVDAFVIPECTLCGGVLKPDVVFFGEFVPTRKFQLASALVDQSGALIVAGSSLVVNSGIRLVERALRRRVPLIVINRGKTKVDSRADVKIDGSASGALCELLDLLQS
- a CDS encoding RNA methyltransferase, which translates into the protein MNVIRVTELSDPRLSDFANLTDVALRRRTEPEGGLYIAESSKVIARALRAGHVPRAVLVLEQWLDAVAELLGDSDTPVYVGESALLEQLTGFNLHRGALASMHRPPLRTVAELIEGARRIVILEDIVDHTNVGAVFRSAAALGADAVLITPRCADPLYRRSVRVSMGTVLQVPWTRIANWPAGAQELKAAGFHLAALALSDDAVDLDTFAANAPDRVALILGTEGDGLSRQTIEAADSVVKIPMMHGVDSLNVAAASAVGMYTLRVR
- a CDS encoding D-alanyl-D-alanine carboxypeptidase family protein encodes the protein MPLTQRQIFRRRRIVVFSAVGVALATAFYLPMTLLAPLSAVSASVITASVPELPQPELELPSYGASAIAAIDRTGLLAQSGSAEPLPIASITKIITALVVLDAKPLAVDEAGPTITFGETDLDYYYTQQAQNGLVWPVSDGQELSQREVMNVVLLASANNYAQSLAHWAYGTDEAFVAAAAAWLSDHGLENTTLTEASGIQESNRSTVEDLTKIARLAIDDPVVAAIVAAPSAEVPGLGTVENRNQLLGIDGVDGIKTGTLDDWACLLFSTDVTIAGEVKTFVGVVLGGPDHPTVAAAIRTLIADATAGYTEVELVSAGEEFAEYDTPWGDEARAIAADAVSRVVWGTDEISVTVDADPVRLANQGTDAGVVHVRIGTETIDVPLQFSDEIDDPGLWWRLTNPQSLF